One region of Phaeocystidibacter marisrubri genomic DNA includes:
- the aspS gene encoding aspartate--tRNA ligase — protein sequence MYRTHTCGELRAEHVGKEVTLSGWVQRRRDLGGMSFIDLRDRYGITQLAFNDGVDATLLEKARKVNREFVIQATGKVIARESVNKQNPTGDVEVVVTDLKVLNAAKTPPFTIENETDGGEELRMKYRYLDIRRNPVRDNLMLRHRVSMAVRKYLSDAGFIDVETPYLIKSTPEGARDFVVPSRMNPNEFYALPQSPQTFKQLLMVAGMDRYYQIVRCFRDEDLRADRQPEFTQIDCEMAFVEQEDIISMFEGLIKSLLKEVRGVEIDEVPRMSWHEAMERYGNDKPDIRFGMELIKMNDLVQGKGFKVFDDSELVVGIKVDGAADWTRKQLDALTKWVQRPQIGMGGVIWAKYGEDGSRSSSVNKFFDEAAQAEWAEAFGAQPGDLMLILAGAETKTRKAMSELRLYMGEELGLRNPDVFAPLWVTDFPLLEWDEDTERYYAMHHPFTSPKPEDMDKIDTAPGEVRANAYDMVLNGNEIGGGSIRIHDRDLQKRMFTLLGFSDEEAQEQFGFLMNAFEYGAPPHGGIAFGFDRLCALIGGDEVIRDYIAFPKNNAGRDVMIDAPAAISGEQLDELYLGLKPLD from the coding sequence ATGTATCGTACGCATACTTGCGGGGAACTCCGCGCCGAACATGTAGGGAAGGAAGTAACGCTTTCAGGATGGGTTCAACGCCGTCGTGATCTAGGTGGAATGTCGTTTATCGACCTCCGAGATCGCTATGGAATTACTCAACTCGCCTTTAATGATGGAGTGGATGCCACTCTCTTGGAAAAGGCGCGTAAAGTGAACCGCGAATTTGTGATTCAAGCTACAGGTAAGGTGATTGCCCGCGAGAGCGTGAACAAGCAGAATCCAACTGGTGATGTGGAAGTGGTAGTGACAGACTTGAAGGTCTTGAATGCGGCTAAAACACCACCATTCACTATTGAAAATGAAACGGACGGCGGTGAAGAACTTCGCATGAAGTACCGCTATCTAGATATCCGAAGAAATCCCGTTCGCGACAACCTAATGCTTCGCCACCGTGTAAGTATGGCCGTTCGCAAGTACCTTTCTGATGCGGGTTTCATCGATGTGGAAACTCCATACCTCATCAAATCAACACCAGAAGGAGCTCGCGATTTCGTGGTGCCGAGCCGTATGAATCCCAATGAGTTTTACGCTCTTCCACAATCACCTCAAACGTTCAAGCAACTTTTGATGGTAGCGGGCATGGATCGCTATTACCAAATTGTTCGTTGTTTCCGCGATGAGGACCTTCGTGCCGATCGTCAGCCTGAGTTTACTCAAATTGACTGCGAAATGGCCTTTGTAGAACAGGAAGACATCATCTCTATGTTTGAAGGCTTGATAAAAAGCTTATTGAAGGAAGTTCGCGGTGTTGAAATTGACGAGGTTCCACGCATGAGCTGGCATGAAGCCATGGAACGCTATGGAAATGATAAGCCAGATATTCGCTTCGGAATGGAGCTTATCAAAATGAACGACTTAGTTCAGGGTAAAGGCTTCAAAGTTTTCGACGACTCAGAATTGGTGGTTGGAATTAAAGTGGATGGAGCTGCGGATTGGACTAGAAAGCAACTCGATGCACTGACCAAATGGGTTCAACGTCCACAAATTGGAATGGGTGGCGTTATTTGGGCGAAATACGGAGAAGACGGATCTCGCTCTTCTTCTGTCAATAAATTCTTCGACGAAGCAGCACAAGCAGAATGGGCAGAAGCCTTTGGCGCTCAGCCAGGCGATTTGATGCTCATCTTGGCAGGTGCCGAAACGAAAACCCGAAAGGCGATGAGTGAACTTCGTCTTTACATGGGAGAAGAACTCGGATTGAGAAATCCAGATGTGTTTGCTCCGCTTTGGGTGACGGACTTTCCGCTATTGGAGTGGGACGAAGATACCGAGCGTTACTATGCAATGCACCATCCATTTACTTCACCTAAGCCGGAGGATATGGATAAAATTGACACGGCTCCAGGTGAGGTTCGGGCCAATGCCTACGATATGGTGTTGAATGGTAACGAAATTGGTGGTGGATCTATCCGTATCCATGATCGCGACCTTCAAAAGCGCATGTTTACGCTTCTTGGCTTTAGCGACGAAGAAGCGCAGGAGCAATTCGGTTTCTTGATGAATGCCTTTGAATACGGCGCTCCGCCACATGGAGGTATCGCTTTTGGTTTTGACCGCCTCTGCGCCTTGATTGGTGGTGATGAGGTGATTCGCGATTACATCGCATTCCCGAAAAACAACGCTGGTAGAGACGTGATGATCGATGCTCCAGCGGCCATTTCTGGTGAACAACTCGATGAATTGTATCTTGGTCTTAAACCGCTCGATTAA
- a CDS encoding chloride channel protein encodes MTTRPDNYLGRFLVWRIKHIPQKQFIILLSILVGLITGFVAVILKNSTHAIQELVTSERLRDYHQVYYFLFPIIGILITVLIKRWLPGPLGEGIPSTLYAISRRNGILKPFKMFASVITSAFTVGMGGSVGLEGPTVSTGSAIGSNVGRILHLTYKQRILLIGCATAGAIASIFNAPIAAIIFTIEIFSLDLTMASLLPLLLASVSGAVTSIFLEGDSQIISSNLTAQFEVSHVPAYIGVGVLCSLVSIYFKKAFFMTEGLFDKLENKYVKVLVGGTALGLLIFLIPPLYGEGFSTINHLLDGDVERVLSRSFLWSDDAGLPTILLLLAGLFLFKVLAASFTMNAGGVGGIFAPTLFMGSALGLMYAKFINSTGLANLPESNFTLVAMAGLMAGVLHAPLTAIFLIAEVTGGYSLFLPLMLTSATAYLVTRGIDPHSIYTEQLARRGDLITHNKDQTILTLMKTEQVIERDFIHTHPSMSLRDLVQVFTKSRRNLFPVLEEGRLVGVLTLDDFKQMLFDKTLYDKVFVRDLMVNAPAIVEKTDTMEAVMHKFQTSGAWNLPVTDSQGKYIGFISKSKLFSAYRRKLIEVSDDR; translated from the coding sequence ATGACCACACGCCCCGACAACTATTTAGGAAGATTTCTGGTTTGGAGGATCAAACACATCCCTCAAAAGCAGTTCATCATTCTCTTGAGTATTTTGGTGGGGCTTATTACGGGATTTGTTGCGGTTATCCTAAAGAACTCTACTCACGCCATCCAAGAGTTGGTGACGAGTGAGCGCCTTCGTGATTACCATCAAGTTTACTATTTCCTCTTTCCTATCATCGGTATTCTGATTACCGTTCTCATCAAGCGATGGTTGCCGGGTCCATTGGGAGAGGGGATTCCCAGTACGCTCTATGCTATCTCCCGTCGAAATGGCATTTTGAAGCCGTTCAAGATGTTCGCTTCGGTGATTACTTCTGCCTTTACAGTAGGCATGGGGGGATCCGTTGGTTTGGAGGGACCTACCGTAAGTACGGGGTCGGCTATTGGATCTAATGTGGGGAGGATTCTTCACCTTACCTACAAGCAGCGTATTCTTCTCATTGGTTGTGCAACAGCAGGTGCTATCGCGTCTATCTTTAATGCACCTATTGCTGCCATCATTTTTACTATCGAGATTTTTAGTCTTGATCTGACCATGGCCTCCCTTTTACCGTTGCTCTTGGCCTCTGTTTCAGGGGCGGTGACCAGTATTTTCTTAGAAGGAGATAGCCAGATCATCAGTTCCAATCTCACTGCACAATTTGAAGTGAGTCACGTTCCGGCTTATATCGGAGTAGGTGTCCTTTGCTCGCTGGTTTCCATTTACTTCAAAAAGGCCTTCTTTATGACGGAAGGACTTTTTGATAAGCTCGAGAATAAATACGTAAAAGTGCTCGTGGGGGGTACGGCTCTCGGACTCCTTATCTTCTTGATTCCACCGTTGTATGGGGAAGGTTTCTCTACCATTAACCACTTGCTAGATGGAGATGTTGAACGCGTTCTATCCCGCAGTTTCTTGTGGAGTGATGACGCGGGACTTCCTACCATTTTGCTCTTGTTAGCCGGACTTTTTCTATTTAAAGTACTCGCGGCCTCTTTTACTATGAATGCTGGAGGCGTAGGGGGGATTTTTGCACCTACCCTATTTATGGGCAGTGCATTAGGATTGATGTATGCCAAGTTTATCAATAGCACCGGACTGGCCAACTTGCCAGAAAGTAACTTCACCTTGGTAGCCATGGCTGGTCTAATGGCTGGTGTACTTCACGCTCCACTAACAGCCATCTTTCTCATTGCTGAGGTAACTGGAGGGTACAGTCTGTTCCTCCCTTTGATGCTTACTTCAGCAACGGCTTATCTCGTAACGAGGGGAATTGATCCACACAGCATTTACACCGAACAGTTGGCGCGTAGGGGCGATCTTATTACCCACAATAAAGATCAGACCATCCTTACCCTGATGAAGACCGAACAAGTGATTGAACGCGACTTCATCCATACCCATCCAAGCATGAGCTTGCGCGATCTAGTGCAGGTATTTACAAAGTCACGCCGAAATCTTTTCCCAGTTTTGGAAGAGGGTAGATTGGTAGGGGTTCTGACTTTGGATGATTTCAAGCAAATGCTTTTCGACAAGACCTTATACGACAAGGTTTTTGTGCGAGATTTGATGGTGAAT